CCACAAAGAATGGTGCCTTGTAGGAAATCTGGGCTTCTTGCATCCTTGAAGATATATCTCTAATATATGAGATCATATTCAGATGACAGAAATACAAACATTTCCTTCAAATCCTATGCTCCGTGTTAGAGTCCTGTTTAACCTTCACACTTTCAGCATTCACTTGTACAACTTTATAGCATGTTGAAACTTGCATTGATGTTTCCCTTGAAGAAGGGCGAGAGAGCTTGCTGATGGGGATGGTTGTTGAGTTTTCTGAGATCTATAAAAAGTACTCTATGTTTATAGTTTTAGATGTTCATTCATATATTATTGGCATTTAGATATGTCCTGTCCATTAAGTATTTGCACTGGGGTGGTATCATAAAATAGCTGCAATGTGAATGGAGCATGTTGTTATATTAGAGGAAAATCTGGTTTGTTTCTTCATGTGTGATTGTTAAGGTCTTACAGGTCTAATGGCAGCATTTATAGCATCAGTTCTTTTTCAAAATCGATATAAGACGAGAGATTTAATCAATAAAACGGATCATCAATTTTGCTCGAAAGTTTTTGCTCTCTGCTTTATATACTTTGTGGAATGACATACTTGAAATAAACCACAACGGGGTCATGTGTTTTGACTCTTATATGTCAACTTGTGATGTTCTTCTTGGTTGTTGCTTGCTGCTTTCTGCAACCACCTCCAACGTAAGTAATGCATCTGTTGTTTATCTATGCTTCTCATATGGCAGTTGGAATTATAGCTAGTTTTTGCATATAATGTAAATTGGATTACAGTACTCTGTCTTGCACATTTTAACAAACACTTTGTATGCTTTTGTACACCTCTTTTGGGAAAAGCTGCATAGCTTATCGTTTCAAAGTGAAGGTATCATTCAATATCCTTGCAGTTAAATATCTGTCCATCCTTATTTGGGTAGTCTTTTGTCGAGAGCCCAAAAAGATCAAATACTTTTATTTATCAATTCCAAAAATAAAACTTGAAAATTTTATCCCCAAAATTAAATCACATAATAATAAACTATTATAGAAGATGACAGAGTCTTATTCATTTAGCCACCTGTATGAATCATTATTTATAAGAGACAGTTGTGATCTATGCTTACCTCAATGCAAATTACTCGTTAATTAAATATTTGGGAGCGTGGTGCAAGCTGGTCATGAGTTTGCACTCACACTTGCAGCTTTCCATCCAGTAAGGAAATGCTAGACCTTTATGCCAAACCTCCAAAAGTGAACTGTAAGTGCCATTTAAATCATAAAACAAACCAACTAATGTATTTGAATCTCTACGCCTTGCCAAGCAAGCCTCTGGCGGTCTAACAGCAAATGTCCTTCTCTACTCCTTAGCTCAATTAGAACATTGTAGTCTTTTGTCTCCCAATCATAGTGTCTATAAAATGCTTCATAAAAATGAATACGTAGGAATCGTTCAGGAAAATTTTCCTTTGGAAATGTTTATTAATCATATTTCATCACAGAGGAATGGAAACAAAAGTTCAGATGCATTGATCAGAGTCCGCCGATTGACTTGAAGCTTCATTTTTGTTGGATCCTGTTTGATACCTTTTCGATGTACTTGTTAAATCCTGATCCAACTATTTCAAGGCTATTTCCTGCAACCCTAAAATTGCTTTTACCGTCGTCATTTTCTTGGAACTTCAGCTGGTATCTTTTGTAAATCTCTCATCCATTTCGAAAACCATTTTTCGTAGATTCGTTGTAAGGCCATTCATTGAGTGATGCCAATGACTACTTGCATGGCACTTCATAAAACGAGAGCAAGGCTAACATTTCAATTTTACGCTATCACGCTGGCAATGTGTTCATTGTTCAAAAGAAGAGAGTTTGTTTTACCACCTGTTGCTCTGCTCTCTTAGCATTTAataaactaaaaagctaaatatgcTTTAGGGTGAATAGTTTGGATTTCTGCTGATAACTATCTTATATTGCTTCAAAATCTTATCAGATAATATAACTTCTCAAGAAATTGGACGAGTGGTCCATGCTGTTAGACAAATAATTTTGCGGCTAATGAGAAATTAATTTCTTATATAATCCATAGTAGAAGATCAGAAATAGAAAGGAGTTTGAAGACAATCTACAGCTACAATACTTGGTCTCTTAGACTGGATAAGGATCATTAAAATCATTCGTTCATTCACACAAGTTTGTCACAGTTTAAAATTAATTATTGTCATTTTAAGGAAACCATGTTCTATTTACAGAGTCAGGCGGGACGGAAGGAAAAAAGAGTGAAAAATGACTTGTCCATTAGTGACCTTGTTGTCATCGAGTCAAAATTGAGAAGTTTCACTAGAGATGCGGGAACTTTTTCGTTTACGTGGGCAACACGGTACATAGAGAAACCGGCTCTTATGTATACAGGAGGACTAGCTTGATTCGGTAGATTGTTTTTGGTAAAAGAAGATTGAGATGCAGAAGCCTCACGTTGTGGCAGTTCCATTCCCAGCGTTGGGTCAGTTCATCCCTTTTCTCCACTTGGCAAAGCTCCTGTCTTCCCATGGCATAGCCGTCAGTTATGTCACAACGCCAGGTAGGCCTGGTTGACGGTCACCCCTACCTGTCATGAATTTttgatgacggtttagtcatttcaatgtctttcatttgacgttttaagaaaaatactatctgtcaaaaaatataaaagtagaagattgaGGCAATGAAAATCAATGCACATCTTTGGGAAGAAATGAGAATCATTAtgaaaaaataatgataaattagtaatatatgtaaaaatcttaaatttactaaataagtttctaaattaatacactaatatatattatatattaaaaattaaatgataatcaattaataattactaattcagtaataataaacatttaaattttaaaattatatatattatgacaagtttctataacaatcttattaaatatatttaaaaaattaaattgaccaagtttctaagttcatatataaaaaaatagaatatattgtaaaaattcatattaaaatatcttatcaattatattctatcatttcaattttgataagtttctaaattcataataaaaaatagaactattctaaaaaatcatattaaaatattataaaattaaaaacaattacatccttccatattctaaatccttccatttcaaaatattctaaataaatttgtatttttataataaacattctaaactaatatatatattacctactatatttttttatggtttatttataatttaaagTATCATCTATacgattttagaaaaaaatagcatgtcaatgcatacgcTCTACTAATTTtgttcaaaagtgaaaaaacggccattttgactgtcaaattccaggcctgacgCCAGGTAACGTCTCCCGTCTGCAGAGTCTCCTTGTTCAACGTCTAAACGATGGTCTCGATGTTCGCCTGGTTGTCCTTCCCACGCCCGCCGTGGAAGGCTTACAAGGACAAGAGAGCACCGATCTCCTTTCCCCGGAATCAGACGACCTTATCTTTGAGCTAGCGGAAAGCCTTCAACACCCTTTCAAACATTTGGATGGAGCAGCAATTCCACCAACAAACAGCAGCACCTCCTCTGTGTATCATCCACGATATGTTCATGGGCTGGGCTGCAGACACAGCCCAAAAATATAACACTGCCAGTATTCTGTTCAATACCTGCGGGGCCTTTGCAATAAGTCTGATGCATTCCATGTCGTGTTCGATATTGCAGAACGCAttggagaaagaagaggaggacaGTGTAATGGTTAGCTTCGATCTTCCGCGTCCTCTCAGATTGTTTAAACATGAAGTGTCCCCCGGTTACTTCAATCCAGACCTTACAGACATCATCCAGCATTTCATTTTTCACCGTATGCAGGAAATTGGCAAAGGATCAGGATTACTAATTGATACGTTCCACGAGCTCGAGCCTTTCTATGTCCAGCACTTGAAAAAATTAACCGCTAAACCAGTTTGGGCCATAGGCCCTGTGCATCCCCAAAATTTATTTAGCGGATCTGGTAACGTTAAAACGCGAGGGAAAATGAGGGACAACAGAGAACAAGAGTTGGTTTGCTGGCTCTATAAATCACAATAATATATACTCGAATaagatatattaataaaaaatgtttattaatatatcttATTCGACTAGTAATTATATATTGAAAAATTAATATATAGTCGAATaagatatattaataaaaaatgttTATTTCAATATATAAATCACAATATGATTTCtactattttaaaattaaatttttagattgactttactattttaaaattatatttttatattgagaattaaaaaaattaaaattcataatttaatattatattaatatttttaatcaaataattaaataaaa
The nucleotide sequence above comes from Cryptomeria japonica chromosome 11, Sugi_1.0, whole genome shotgun sequence. Encoded proteins:
- the LOC131860347 gene encoding scopoletin glucosyltransferase-like — protein: MEQQFHQQTAAPPLCIIHDMFMGWAADTAQKYNTASILFNTCGAFAISLMHSMSCSILQNALEKEEEDSVMVSFDLPRPLRLFKHEVSPGYFNPDLTDIIQHFIFHRMQEIGKGSGLLIDTFHELEPFYVQHLKKLTAKPVWAIGPVHPQNLFSGSGNVKTRGKMRDNREQELVCWLYKSQ